Genomic window (Kosakonia sp. BYX6):
TGTTCGGCTGAGCATTAAACTTTGATCTCCAGCGTGACTCTAAATGCGTGGCATTTACTCACCAGCTCGGAACGTCTACCATTTAGCCGCAACAGGGACTTAATGGAAATTCACAAGGAGCGTTATGTATTACAGCAATGAAGTTATCAGTTATTTGCAGGCTAATAAAATCCTCGCATTGAAACTCGATCATGCATTAACTGGCGTTGGAAAGGCGGTATCAGACCAGATTGGCACAATAAGCGCTGGAGCAAAACGTGCGTTGTATTACACATCCTGTTTTACTTATGAATATCAGGACGTCTGCCAGCAACAAAAGACCGAGGATATTCGATTTGCTAAAGGGGTTTACCATCTTCTACAGCATGAAGATGTTGTATATGAAATGCTTAAAATCTATTTTGAAGAAATATTTAAATATAAAACATCCGATCAATTAGAGTATATCAAACAAAGGCTAATGGCTGTGAATGTACATATTGCCGCCAATTCTTTCACCAGTCATGGGTTTGCCTTAGCAACAGCCATGTCGGTAGCTGTTGGCCTGAACCTGAGCCTTAACATGAGCGCTTTAGCTGGACGTGCGGCAAATACGGTTACGGTGGGTGCTGGACTGTATGGCGTCGTCCAGAAGGCAGCGGATAGTGCCCATCGACTTCATTTTGCTTATCCTGCTTACTATTCTGCTCTATACGCTCAAGAGCTGGAAATGATGTATTTTCTGATAGCTCCATTATTTGAGCGGGCCGAAGCGTTTAAAGCTCAATGGGCATCGGATAGTGATATTGCAGACATCATTACCAGGATGACCCGATAAAAATGATGAATTTGATCAGAAGGTTTTTTAAGAGATTGTTCAGGTCATTATTTTCGACATACGCTCCCGCATTACTAACACTTTTGTTCGCTGTTGTCTTGGTACAATTTTTCCCAGATGGCCCGATCTGGCCGGTAGGTGTTTTCTTCATATTCATGGTGTATGTATTTGCCCGTTACGTGAAATAGTAAACACCTGGCTATTACCGCTATAGAAATCTCACTGATAAGGAAATTACATGTCTACTCCCGCTCATTTATGGCTTGAAGATGAAAACGGCTCCCCTATTGTTGGCAGTTGTTTAATGCCACTGCGTTTAGGCTCCATCGAATTAAAATCATTTTCGCACGGTGTCACCATTCCTGTTGACCCCAGTTGGGGCAAACTCACCGGAACGCGTGTCCACAGCCCCATAACGATAGTGAAAGAATTCGATCAGACAACACCACTTCTGTATCGCGCTGTATGCGAAGGCCGCACGCTGAAAAAAGCAACGATCAAGATGTACCGTATTCTGGAGGCAGGCATTGAGTCTGAGTATTTCAATATCATCCTGGAAAACGTCAAGATAACGACTGTTGCGCCGCACCTA
Coding sequences:
- a CDS encoding Hcp family type VI secretion system effector — its product is MSTPAHLWLEDENGSPIVGSCLMPLRLGSIELKSFSHGVTIPVDPSWGKLTGTRVHSPITIVKEFDQTTPLLYRAVCEGRTLKKATIKMYRILEAGIESEYFNIILENVKITTVAPHLSPNGMSSTHLETLEMRYQAITWKYIDGNIIYRDSWNDRCVA